In one Streptomyces marincola genomic region, the following are encoded:
- a CDS encoding lantibiotic dehydratase, giving the protein MPRRLFAAHPVAMARVPLRPDQGVGDEADGLLIEGVLLAGSIDLSKARRDARTRATLRAYDLRSRSRTTPHGVFAAVAPAALTARATTLRLGRAHRAITMPSARWLTALADQLLDEHPELLPTLTLTTSNLVASRGDRFVAERPTERGAETGSVRNTEVSRWLLRACADGAPAADLLADLSKRHPDVAPATIARAVLNMVKAGALLDDLLPDDLRADPLQHLLGRLPAQSPSAHTLRRLAAVLREADAHTPGSPRRRPLLSAARDLANSLRPTPRPLTADTLADAQISLPWSVGDSAALAASVLWRIGHRTPPLGDYHRRFLARYGRHRLVPLLEALDPVAGLGPPTAHDALGTDEGLSPSRMTALASLLAGALSTGTPEIALQDHHLAQLANPSPLPPPRTAEIHIQLLNSESEAPDIAVVPGTGSQDAGAAPGRWTRWLPELAPDEHAGNGTGPMVAEIACRTRTAATGTLNAETGTAPWRIPLGVPRRPEDLIPEELALVVSGTHLALWSTRHDRPVTPVLRSRVAPRLLPPAARALHLLGHANTRPWHPWSWGPLSAFPFTPRVRYHGILLCPARWQVPAELATAAGNRAAFTSTLEVWQRTVHPALPGTVVVAENDRRLPLDLHDPDDRELLRRSVHRGTRSLHEPLGSPEALRVLPGPDRERHHLELVVALTRRDSPPSSRPSPRRAIRGAHAGRHLPGGSWLSAALPGPSDLHDTTLTELSPLLERLTTAPDIDRWFWLRYTTPALGPHLRLRVHGDPTALNSRVQPQLATATARLRRQGLCSGLHLEPYEQEIERYGGEQAMASAECFFHADSALALRALRLTDSQRLLLAAASSAEIAGALAPEQPRRALAPGRLTRDQRRHRDTLRAITRRGAAALIPPFLATVHAQRRKALLAYRDVLAPAFAAPCASDLIHMHNNRLLSTDPSHERLARTLAADLLHRS; this is encoded by the coding sequence ATGCCCCGCAGGCTGTTCGCCGCTCATCCGGTGGCCATGGCCCGCGTTCCGCTCCGCCCCGACCAGGGAGTCGGCGATGAGGCTGACGGCCTCCTGATCGAGGGGGTCCTTCTCGCCGGGAGCATCGACCTGTCGAAGGCCCGGAGGGACGCCCGCACCAGGGCCACCCTGCGCGCCTACGACCTTCGTTCACGCAGCCGCACCACTCCGCACGGTGTCTTCGCCGCGGTCGCACCGGCAGCCCTGACCGCCCGTGCCACCACACTGCGGCTGGGCCGGGCGCACCGTGCCATCACCATGCCGAGCGCACGTTGGCTGACCGCCCTCGCCGACCAGCTTTTGGACGAACATCCGGAACTGCTGCCCACCCTCACCCTGACCACGAGCAATCTGGTCGCCTCGCGCGGCGACCGCTTTGTGGCCGAACGCCCGACAGAGCGCGGCGCGGAGACCGGCAGCGTGCGGAACACCGAAGTCTCCCGCTGGTTGCTCCGTGCCTGCGCGGACGGCGCCCCGGCCGCCGACCTGCTCGCCGACCTCTCCAAACGTCATCCCGACGTCGCCCCCGCCACCATCGCGCGTGCTGTACTGAACATGGTCAAGGCCGGGGCCCTGCTCGACGACCTGCTCCCTGACGACCTCCGTGCCGACCCGCTCCAGCACCTGCTGGGTCGTCTCCCGGCGCAGTCGCCGTCCGCCCACACGCTGAGGCGCCTGGCCGCAGTTCTCCGGGAAGCCGATGCGCACACTCCCGGGTCACCTCGCCGACGACCACTCCTGTCAGCGGCCAGGGACCTCGCGAACTCGCTCCGCCCCACTCCCCGCCCACTGACCGCGGACACCCTTGCCGACGCCCAGATCTCCCTGCCGTGGTCGGTGGGCGACAGCGCGGCGCTCGCCGCCTCCGTCCTCTGGCGCATCGGTCACCGCACCCCACCGCTCGGCGACTACCACCGCCGCTTCCTGGCCCGCTACGGACGCCACCGATTGGTACCACTGCTCGAAGCACTCGACCCCGTAGCAGGCCTGGGCCCGCCCACGGCTCACGACGCACTCGGCACCGACGAGGGCCTCAGCCCGTCCCGTATGACCGCACTGGCCTCTCTGCTCGCCGGTGCCCTCAGCACCGGTACGCCCGAAATCGCTCTTCAGGACCACCACCTCGCCCAGCTCGCCAACCCGTCCCCGCTGCCGCCGCCCCGTACCGCTGAAATCCACATCCAGCTGCTCAACAGCGAGAGCGAAGCCCCGGACATCGCGGTCGTGCCCGGGACGGGGTCCCAGGACGCGGGTGCCGCACCGGGCCGCTGGACCCGCTGGCTCCCCGAACTCGCCCCCGACGAACACGCCGGCAACGGCACCGGACCGATGGTCGCGGAGATCGCCTGCCGCACCCGCACCGCTGCCACCGGAACGCTCAACGCCGAGACGGGCACCGCGCCTTGGCGCATCCCCCTCGGCGTTCCCCGGCGACCGGAGGATCTGATCCCCGAGGAATTGGCGCTGGTCGTCTCCGGCACTCATCTCGCGCTGTGGTCGACCCGTCACGACCGCCCCGTCACTCCGGTCCTCCGGAGCCGCGTCGCGCCCCGTCTGCTACCGCCGGCCGCCCGCGCCCTGCATCTTCTCGGCCATGCCAACACACGCCCCTGGCACCCCTGGAGCTGGGGCCCGCTGTCCGCCTTCCCCTTCACGCCGCGTGTGCGCTATCACGGCATCCTTCTGTGCCCGGCCCGCTGGCAGGTGCCCGCGGAACTGGCCACCGCGGCAGGCAACCGTGCTGCCTTCACCAGCACGCTGGAAGTTTGGCAGCGCACTGTTCACCCCGCCCTGCCCGGCACCGTGGTCGTGGCGGAGAACGACCGCCGTCTCCCGCTCGACCTCCATGACCCCGACGACCGCGAACTGCTACGCCGCAGCGTTCACCGAGGCACCCGATCGCTCCACGAACCCCTCGGGTCGCCCGAAGCCCTCCGTGTCCTTCCCGGCCCTGACCGTGAACGCCACCACCTCGAACTCGTTGTCGCACTCACCCGCCGCGACAGCCCGCCCTCGTCCCGGCCCAGCCCGCGCCGAGCCATCCGCGGTGCGCACGCAGGACGCCACCTTCCCGGCGGTAGCTGGCTGTCCGCTGCTCTTCCCGGGCCGAGCGACCTCCACGACACCACGCTCACCGAACTCAGCCCACTGCTTGAGCGGCTGACCACCGCGCCCGACATCGACCGCTGGTTCTGGCTCCGCTACACCACCCCGGCGCTCGGTCCCCACCTGCGCCTCCGCGTCCACGGCGATCCCACCGCCCTGAACAGCCGCGTGCAACCCCAACTCGCCACCGCTACCGCTCGGCTGCGTCGGCAAGGACTGTGCAGCGGCCTCCACTTGGAGCCGTACGAGCAGGAAATCGAGCGCTACGGCGGCGAGCAGGCCATGGCCTCCGCTGAGTGCTTCTTCCACGCGGACAGCGCCCTTGCTCTCCGCGCCCTCCGCCTCACCGACAGCCAACGTCTCCTTCTCGCCGCCGCCTCATCCGCCGAGATCGCCGGAGCTCTCGCCCCCGAGCAGCCCCGACGGGCCCTCGCCCCTGGCCGCCTGACTCGGGACCAGCGTCGCCACAGAGACACCCTCCGCGCCATCACCCGCAGGGGTGCCGCAGCTCTCATCCCGCCCTTTCTGGCCACCGTCCACGCCCAACGGCGGAAAGCCCTCCTCGCCTACCGAGACGTCCTCGCCCCCGCTTTCGCCGCCCCCTGCGCATCCGACCTGATCCACATGCACAACAACCGGCTTCTGAGCACCGACCCGAGCCACGAACGCCTCGCCCGCACCCTCGCCGCCGATCTGCTTCATCGCTCATGA
- a CDS encoding lanthionine synthetase LanC family protein: MTDEHRALSATKSQELALALGPTRAVAAAVSARAAHTLCYGLAGTALLHACLGDATTAVRHWNAASQVLGDAPADGIHTGPGALAASLIIGTAHLPERGPHHALAPRATSWLSARAQALAQLQRTSPGSWAPWAVYDAIKGLSGIGRILLVSHATGHRAEATPGLHAALTTLIRMILTDQGTRPGWWLPAHAHPPSVPVPPSGAATTGMAHGIAGPLAFLALAHLAGHIAPGQHDAIAGAAHWLLTWADPGPSWPPHVSGADLDAGPTPPPGVIPGRRTAWCYGTPGIATALTHAGHALGEPAFLRTATAALDHLATDISTWDTEGPGLCHGAAGVLAGARHGGSRLAARARDTVLSLLSPPSAAPGLLGGRAGTALALAADAGLFARQRAAPWESVLLIS; the protein is encoded by the coding sequence ATGACCGACGAGCACCGCGCCCTCTCAGCCACCAAGTCCCAGGAGCTGGCCCTCGCCCTCGGGCCTACCCGGGCTGTCGCCGCCGCCGTCTCCGCACGCGCCGCCCACACGCTTTGCTACGGACTCGCCGGCACTGCGCTGCTGCACGCCTGCCTCGGCGACGCGACCACCGCCGTCCGCCACTGGAACGCAGCCTCCCAAGTCCTCGGTGACGCACCGGCCGACGGCATCCACACCGGCCCGGGCGCCCTCGCCGCTTCCCTGATCATCGGCACCGCCCACCTGCCCGAGCGCGGCCCCCACCACGCCCTCGCCCCGCGTGCGACGAGCTGGCTCTCGGCTCGTGCCCAGGCCCTCGCCCAGCTTCAGCGGACGAGTCCGGGATCGTGGGCGCCCTGGGCCGTCTACGACGCCATCAAGGGCTTGAGCGGCATCGGTCGCATCCTCCTCGTCTCCCATGCCACCGGCCACCGCGCCGAGGCAACCCCTGGTCTGCACGCCGCATTGACCACCCTGATCAGAATGATCCTCACCGACCAGGGAACTCGTCCCGGCTGGTGGCTCCCGGCCCACGCTCATCCGCCGAGCGTCCCTGTCCCCCCATCGGGCGCCGCCACCACCGGCATGGCCCACGGAATCGCCGGTCCCCTCGCCTTCCTCGCCCTCGCCCACCTCGCGGGCCATATCGCTCCCGGTCAACATGACGCCATCGCCGGGGCCGCGCACTGGCTCCTCACCTGGGCAGACCCCGGCCCCTCCTGGCCGCCCCACGTCAGCGGTGCCGACCTCGACGCCGGGCCCACCCCGCCTCCCGGCGTCATCCCCGGCCGCAGAACCGCCTGGTGCTATGGCACCCCGGGGATCGCCACCGCCCTCACGCACGCCGGCCACGCTCTCGGTGAACCCGCTTTCCTCCGCACCGCCACAGCGGCCCTCGACCACCTCGCGACCGACATCTCCACCTGGGACACCGAAGGCCCTGGTCTTTGCCATGGCGCGGCAGGCGTACTCGCCGGCGCCCGGCACGGCGGTTCCCGGCTCGCCGCCCGTGCCCGCGACACCGTCCTGTCTCTGTTGTCTCCGCCCTCCGCCGCGCCGGGCCTCCTCGGCGGCCGTGCCGGTACCGCCCTCGCCCTGGCCGCTGACGCCGGACTATTCGCCCGCCAACGGGCCGCCCCGTGGGAAAGCGTCCTGCTCATCTCCTGA
- a CDS encoding oxidoreductase: MDLHLAGKAAVVTGASRGIGLAVVAALVNEGMRVVAGARTTTPELVATGAICVPVDLSTAEGPARLIERAEAELGGLDLLVNNVGGGDSGEGQTGGLLTFTDEQWQQAYDLNFLSAVRATRAALPRLVEDGGGAVVNVSSDAARSPHSSPMPYTTAKAALTAFGKAIAEEFGPQGVRVNTVSPGAVRTSLWDGPGRYGVALAEKMGMEHAQLLDQIPAATGMLTGRFIRPDEVADLVAYLASPAAASIVGVDYVIDGGATKTT; this comes from the coding sequence ATGGATCTGCACCTGGCAGGCAAGGCCGCCGTCGTGACCGGCGCGAGCCGGGGGATCGGCCTGGCCGTCGTTGCCGCGCTGGTGAACGAAGGAATGCGGGTGGTGGCCGGGGCGCGCACGACCACGCCGGAACTGGTGGCCACCGGCGCGATCTGCGTGCCCGTCGACCTCTCGACGGCCGAGGGACCCGCCCGGCTCATCGAGCGGGCAGAAGCCGAACTCGGCGGCCTCGACCTCCTGGTCAACAACGTCGGCGGCGGCGACTCGGGCGAAGGGCAGACGGGCGGCCTGCTCACCTTCACCGACGAGCAGTGGCAGCAGGCGTACGACCTGAACTTCCTCTCCGCCGTCCGCGCCACCCGGGCCGCGCTGCCCCGTCTCGTCGAGGACGGGGGCGGGGCCGTCGTCAACGTCTCCTCCGACGCCGCCAGGAGCCCGCACAGCAGTCCCATGCCCTACACCACCGCCAAGGCCGCGCTGACCGCGTTCGGCAAGGCGATCGCGGAGGAGTTCGGCCCCCAGGGCGTGCGGGTCAACACCGTGTCGCCCGGCGCGGTCCGCACCTCCCTGTGGGACGGGCCCGGCCGGTACGGCGTGGCGCTGGCCGAGAAGATGGGCATGGAGCACGCGCAGCTGCTCGACCAGATCCCGGCCGCCACCGGCATGCTCACCGGCCGGTTCATACGCCCCGACGAGGTCGCCGACCTCGTCGCCTACCTCGCCTCCCCGGCCGCCGCCAGCATCGTCGGCGTCGACTACGTCATCGACGGCGGCGCGACGAAGACCACCTGA
- a CDS encoding TetR/AcrR family transcriptional regulator → MDQRSGRPLRADAERTVRAILEAAERVLSADPAATMEQIAEAAGVARTTVHRRFTSREALVEALAAWATRQFHEAVTSARTDSVPPLVALYQVTANVLRVKTSWGFAMSRGTPEDPEVARVHADVLAQCDRLFLRAAEAGVLRREVDLEWARRVYYALIHEAAHDRGEAADDEGGDVEALATRVVDTLLRGVGGRGAELGA, encoded by the coding sequence ATGGACCAGAGAAGCGGGCGGCCGTTGCGCGCGGACGCGGAACGGACCGTGCGGGCCATCCTCGAAGCCGCGGAACGCGTGCTCAGCGCCGATCCGGCGGCCACCATGGAGCAGATCGCGGAGGCGGCAGGTGTCGCGCGGACGACCGTGCACCGCCGGTTCACCAGCCGCGAGGCGCTGGTCGAGGCGCTGGCGGCCTGGGCCACGCGGCAGTTCCACGAGGCGGTGACCAGCGCCCGCACCGACAGCGTTCCGCCGCTCGTGGCTCTCTACCAGGTGACCGCCAACGTGCTTCGCGTGAAGACCAGTTGGGGCTTCGCGATGAGCAGGGGAACGCCGGAGGACCCGGAGGTGGCACGGGTGCACGCCGACGTGCTCGCCCAGTGCGACCGCCTGTTCCTGCGCGCCGCCGAGGCCGGCGTGCTGCGCCGGGAGGTCGACCTGGAGTGGGCCCGCCGCGTCTACTACGCGCTCATCCACGAGGCCGCCCACGACCGCGGGGAAGCGGCCGATGACGAGGGCGGGGACGTGGAGGCGCTGGCGACCCGCGTGGTCGACACGCTGCTGCGCGGGGTCGGCGGGCGCGGCGCCGAACTCGGCGCCTGA
- a CDS encoding ABC transporter permease: MTTATSADAAPKQSGKDGDEAEDTYTPTAETLGAVLAGVERPQRPSPLSASLTFGWRAMLKIKHVPEQLFDVTVFPIMMTLMFTYLFGGALAGSTSEYLQFLLPGIMVMSVVMTTMYTGVAVNTDIQKGVFDRFRTLPVWRPAAMVGYLFGDMLRYAMASVVILIVGLILGYRPEGGVLGVAGAILLLIVFSFAFSWIWTMFGLMLRSEKSVMGISMLVLMPMTFLSNILVDPGTMPGWLQAFVDVSPVAHLVEAARGLMDGNVDTGEITWVLVASAVLIAVFGTLTMRLYNRK; this comes from the coding sequence ATGACCACCGCGACCAGTGCCGACGCGGCACCCAAGCAGAGCGGCAAGGACGGCGACGAGGCGGAGGACACCTACACGCCCACCGCCGAGACGCTGGGCGCGGTGCTCGCCGGCGTGGAACGCCCGCAGCGGCCCAGCCCGCTGTCGGCGTCGCTCACGTTCGGCTGGCGCGCGATGCTGAAGATCAAGCACGTGCCCGAGCAGCTGTTCGACGTGACCGTCTTCCCGATCATGATGACGCTCATGTTCACGTACCTGTTCGGGGGCGCGCTCGCCGGGTCCACGAGCGAGTACCTTCAGTTCCTGCTGCCCGGGATCATGGTCATGAGCGTCGTGATGACCACCATGTACACCGGCGTCGCGGTCAACACCGACATCCAGAAGGGCGTCTTCGACCGCTTCAGGACCCTTCCCGTCTGGCGCCCCGCCGCGATGGTCGGCTACCTCTTCGGCGACATGCTCAGGTACGCCATGGCGTCCGTGGTGATCCTGATCGTCGGCCTGATCCTCGGCTACCGGCCCGAGGGCGGCGTGCTCGGCGTGGCGGGCGCGATCCTGCTGCTCATCGTCTTCTCGTTCGCGTTCTCGTGGATCTGGACGATGTTCGGGCTCATGCTGCGCTCCGAGAAGTCCGTGATGGGCATCAGCATGCTGGTGCTGATGCCGATGACCTTCCTCAGCAACATCCTGGTCGACCCGGGCACGATGCCCGGCTGGCTCCAGGCGTTCGTCGACGTCAGCCCCGTCGCCCACCTCGTCGAGGCCGCGCGCGGCCTGATGGACGGCAACGTCGACACCGGCGAGATCACCTGGGTGCTGGTGGCGAGCGCGGTGCTGATCGCCGTGTTCGGCACCCTGACGATGCGGCTGTACAACCGCAAGTGA
- a CDS encoding ATP-binding cassette domain-containing protein: MGNGTGEPAIETRGLVKIFGDNRAVDGVDLTVPAGTVYGVLGPNGAGKTTTVRMLATLLRPDAGEARIFGLDVFTQADAVRSRVSLTGQYASVDEDLTGTENLVLLARLLGHRKPAARERAAALLDAFGLTEAADRQAKNYSGGMRRRLDIAASILNTPDLLFLDEPTTGLDPRSRNQVWDIVRAVVAQGTTVLLTTQYLEEADRLAGRIAVIDKGRVIAEGTPGQLKSSVGSGSIHLRLRDADRRPEARELLERVLGTTVSADADPLALTARLMQDGNASGPAELASHALAQLAAGGIVVDDFSLGQPSLDEVFLALTDGKADRSATDTTATTRETKQEAVA; the protein is encoded by the coding sequence ATGGGCAACGGCACGGGCGAGCCCGCGATCGAGACCCGCGGACTCGTCAAGATATTCGGCGACAACCGGGCGGTCGACGGCGTCGATCTCACGGTGCCCGCGGGCACCGTCTACGGCGTCCTCGGCCCCAACGGCGCGGGCAAGACCACCACCGTCCGCATGCTGGCGACCCTCCTGCGGCCGGACGCGGGCGAGGCCAGGATCTTCGGTCTCGACGTCTTCACCCAGGCCGACGCCGTCCGCAGCCGCGTCAGCCTCACCGGGCAGTACGCCTCGGTCGACGAGGACCTGACCGGCACGGAGAACCTGGTGCTCCTCGCGCGCCTCCTCGGCCACCGCAAGCCGGCCGCGCGGGAACGGGCCGCCGCGCTGCTCGACGCGTTCGGGCTGACCGAGGCCGCCGACCGGCAGGCGAAGAACTACTCGGGCGGCATGCGGCGCCGCCTCGACATCGCCGCGAGCATCCTCAACACCCCCGACCTGCTCTTCCTCGACGAGCCCACCACGGGCCTCGACCCGCGCAGCCGCAACCAGGTCTGGGACATCGTGCGCGCCGTCGTCGCCCAGGGCACCACCGTGCTGCTCACCACCCAGTACCTGGAGGAGGCCGACCGGCTCGCCGGCCGGATCGCCGTCATCGACAAGGGCCGCGTGATCGCCGAGGGCACCCCGGGCCAGCTGAAGTCGTCCGTCGGCTCCGGCTCGATCCACCTCAGGCTGCGCGACGCCGACCGCCGCCCCGAGGCGCGCGAGCTGCTGGAACGCGTCCTCGGCACCACCGTCTCCGCCGACGCCGACCCGCTGGCCCTCACCGCGCGGCTCATGCAGGACGGCAACGCGTCGGGCCCCGCGGAACTGGCCTCGCACGCCCTGGCCCAGCTCGCCGCGGGCGGCATCGTCGTCGACGACTTCTCGCTCGGCCAGCCGAGCCTCGACGAGGTCTTCCTCGCCCTGACCGACGGCAAGGCCGACCGGTCCGCCACCGACACCACCGCCACGACGAGGGAAACGAAGCAGGAGGCCGTGGCATGA
- a CDS encoding class I SAM-dependent methyltransferase, with the protein MKNAALLVNRASLSHKIRYAARNPARIAPHARRVARDTWLRLRHRDHVSYYRAVMASDTARDPDKAVGSASRARWRALGEMQFTYLTAHGLRPEHRMLDIGCGNLRAGRWFIDYLGPGAYYGIDISPDILVSAKHTLVAYGLQDKVPHLTPTRDLTLDFLPDAYFDVVHAHSVFSHSPLSVIDECLAHVGRVMAPGAFFDFTFDRTEGREHHVLREDFYYRTETLVALAERHGLRARFEEDWEKLPHGQSRIRVTAS; encoded by the coding sequence ATGAAGAACGCCGCCCTGCTCGTGAACCGGGCCAGCCTCTCCCACAAGATCCGTTACGCGGCGCGCAATCCGGCGCGCATCGCGCCGCACGCGCGGCGCGTGGCCCGTGACACCTGGCTGCGGCTGCGGCACCGCGACCACGTCTCCTACTACCGCGCGGTGATGGCCTCCGACACCGCCCGCGACCCCGACAAGGCCGTGGGCAGCGCGAGCCGGGCGCGCTGGCGGGCGCTGGGTGAGATGCAGTTCACCTACCTGACCGCGCACGGTCTCAGGCCGGAGCACCGCATGCTCGACATCGGCTGCGGCAACCTGCGCGCGGGCCGGTGGTTCATCGACTACCTGGGGCCCGGCGCCTACTACGGGATCGACATCTCGCCGGACATCCTCGTCAGCGCCAAGCACACCCTGGTCGCCTACGGCCTCCAGGACAAGGTGCCGCACCTGACGCCGACCCGCGACCTCACCCTCGACTTCCTGCCCGACGCGTATTTCGACGTCGTGCACGCGCACAGCGTGTTCTCGCACTCGCCCCTGTCCGTGATCGACGAATGCCTCGCGCACGTCGGCCGCGTCATGGCGCCGGGCGCGTTCTTCGACTTCACCTTCGACCGCACCGAGGGCCGCGAGCACCACGTGCTGCGCGAGGATTTCTACTACCGGACGGAAACGCTCGTCGCGCTCGCGGAGCGGCACGGACTGCGCGCCAGGTTCGAGGAGGACTGGGAGAAGCTGCCGCACGGCCAGTCCAGAATCCGCGTCACCGCTTCCTGA
- a CDS encoding heavy metal translocating P-type ATPase yields the protein MTATASDSAEVELAIGGMTCASCAARIEKKLNRMDGVTASVNYATEKAKVSYADGVTVADLVATVEATGYTAEEPRPAAAPAPEGGAEPPDDLAALRHRTAVTWALAVPVIVLAMVPAWQFEYWQWLSLTLAAPAVVWGGWQFHRAAWTNARHGAATMDTLVSLGTLAALAWSVWALFFGHAGMPGMTHPFELTIERTDGAGAIYLEAAAGVTAFLLAGRYLEARAKRRAGAALRALLDLGAKEVTVLRGGAERRVPVADLRPGDRFVVRPGEKIATDGVVVEGSSAVDASMLTGESVPVEVAEGAQVTGATINAGGRLVVEATRVGADTRLARMAKLVEDAQNGKAAAQRLADRISAVFVPAVIAIAVATLGVWLAAGGGPTAAFTAAVAVLIIACPCALGLATPTALLVGTGRGAQLGILIKGPEVLENTRRADVVLLDKTGTVTTGRMALTGVTAAAGEDEAEALRLAGALEHASEHPIARAVAAGAAEAAGTTAEQLPPVREFTNVPGLGVRGLVEGRAVLAGRAGLLTGAGVTLPAELAEAAAGAEAAGRTAVLVAWDGRARAVLAVADAVKDSSAEAVRRLRALGLTPVLLTGDNETVARAVAAEVGIDEVIAGVLPEEKVAVVRRLRDEGRTVAMVGDGVNDAAALAAADLGLAMGTGTDAAIEAGDLTLVRGDLRAAADAIRLSRRTLRTIKGNLWWAFGYNVAALPLAAAGLLNPMLAGAAMAFSSVSVVANSLRLRTFRAAS from the coding sequence ATGACAGCCACCGCATCCGACAGCGCCGAGGTCGAACTGGCCATCGGCGGCATGACCTGCGCGTCCTGCGCCGCCCGGATCGAGAAGAAGCTCAACCGGATGGACGGCGTCACCGCCTCCGTCAACTACGCCACCGAGAAGGCGAAGGTCTCCTACGCCGACGGCGTCACCGTCGCCGACCTCGTCGCCACCGTCGAGGCCACCGGCTACACCGCCGAGGAGCCGCGCCCGGCCGCCGCGCCCGCGCCCGAGGGCGGCGCGGAGCCGCCGGACGACCTGGCGGCCCTGCGCCACCGCACGGCGGTGACCTGGGCCCTGGCCGTTCCGGTGATCGTCCTGGCGATGGTGCCCGCCTGGCAGTTCGAGTACTGGCAGTGGCTGTCGCTGACCCTGGCCGCGCCCGCCGTGGTGTGGGGCGGCTGGCAGTTCCACCGCGCCGCGTGGACGAACGCGCGGCACGGCGCCGCGACCATGGACACGCTCGTGTCCCTCGGCACGCTGGCCGCGCTCGCCTGGTCGGTGTGGGCGCTGTTCTTCGGGCACGCGGGCATGCCCGGCATGACCCACCCGTTCGAGCTGACCATCGAACGCACGGACGGCGCGGGCGCGATCTACCTGGAGGCCGCCGCGGGCGTCACCGCGTTCCTGCTCGCGGGCCGCTACCTGGAGGCGCGCGCCAAGCGCCGCGCGGGCGCCGCGCTGCGCGCCCTGCTCGACCTCGGCGCCAAGGAGGTCACCGTGCTGCGCGGCGGCGCCGAGCGGCGCGTGCCGGTCGCGGACCTGCGCCCGGGCGACCGGTTCGTGGTGCGGCCGGGCGAGAAGATCGCGACCGACGGCGTCGTCGTCGAGGGCAGCTCGGCCGTCGACGCCTCCATGCTGACCGGCGAGTCCGTGCCCGTCGAGGTCGCGGAGGGCGCCCAGGTCACCGGCGCCACGATCAACGCGGGCGGCCGGCTGGTCGTCGAGGCCACGCGGGTCGGCGCGGACACGCGGCTGGCGCGGATGGCGAAGCTCGTGGAGGACGCGCAGAACGGGAAGGCCGCGGCGCAGCGCCTCGCGGACCGGATCTCGGCCGTGTTCGTGCCGGCCGTCATCGCCATCGCCGTGGCCACGCTCGGCGTGTGGCTGGCGGCGGGGGGCGGGCCGACCGCCGCGTTCACCGCGGCCGTGGCCGTGCTGATCATCGCGTGCCCCTGCGCCCTCGGGCTCGCCACGCCCACGGCGCTGCTGGTGGGCACCGGGCGCGGCGCGCAGCTCGGCATCCTGATCAAGGGGCCCGAGGTGCTGGAGAACACGCGGCGCGCCGATGTCGTGCTGCTCGACAAGACCGGCACCGTCACCACGGGCCGGATGGCGCTGACCGGCGTGACCGCGGCGGCGGGCGAGGACGAGGCGGAGGCGCTGCGGCTGGCCGGCGCGCTCGAACACGCTTCGGAGCACCCGATCGCGCGGGCCGTCGCCGCGGGCGCGGCCGAGGCCGCGGGCACGACGGCGGAGCAGCTGCCCCCGGTGCGGGAGTTCACGAACGTGCCCGGGCTCGGGGTGCGGGGCCTCGTCGAGGGGCGCGCCGTGCTCGCGGGCCGGGCCGGGCTGCTGACCGGGGCCGGCGTCACGCTGCCCGCCGAGCTGGCCGAGGCGGCGGCCGGGGCGGAGGCCGCGGGCCGCACGGCCGTGCTCGTCGCGTGGGACGGGCGGGCGCGCGCCGTGCTCGCCGTGGCCGACGCGGTCAAGGACAGCAGCGCCGAGGCGGTGCGGCGGCTGCGGGCGCTCGGCCTGACGCCGGTCCTGCTGACCGGGGACAACGAGACGGTGGCGCGCGCCGTCGCCGCCGAGGTCGGCATCGACGAGGTGATCGCCGGGGTGCTGCCCGAGGAGAAGGTGGCCGTCGTGCGGCGGCTGCGGGACGAGGGCCGCACCGTGGCCATGGTGGGCGACGGCGTCAACGACGCGGCGGCGCTCGCCGCCGCCGACCTCGGCCTCGCGATGGGCACGGGGACGGACGCGGCGATCGAGGCGGGCGACCTGACCCTGGTGCGCGGCGACCTGCGGGCCGCGGCCGACGCGATCCGGCTCTCGCGCCGGACGCTGCGGACGATCAAGGGCAACCTGTGGTGGGCGTTCGGCTACAACGTCGCCGCGCTGCCGCTCGCGGCGGCCGGTCTGCTCAACCCCATGCTGGCGGGCGCGGCGATGGCGTTCTCCTCGGTGTCCGTGGTCGCCAACAGCCTGCGGCTGCGCACGTTCCGCGCCGCGTCCTGA